The Cynocephalus volans isolate mCynVol1 chromosome 12, mCynVol1.pri, whole genome shotgun sequence sequence TAGAGCGTCCTACTCCCTTTTTTTAAACTCAGTTCCTTGTAATATCTTCCCGAGTGTTGTGACTAATATATcctttgttgaaaaaaaaaatcaccaaaatgaAATATCAAAGTCTATGTGTACTCAAGTTATTAAACAATGTCCAGCAGTTTTTTTCAACAGatcttttgaaaagtttttttttccagtaaaggAAATTTTCATTAAGCATTAGATCCTTCTGAAGGAACAGACATAAGTATAACAAATGTAAGATAAAACATGTTTGACCTCAAGTCTCCTTGGACAAATATAACTGGTTGATAAGTGACAGTGGGGATAGGAGAACTTAAAAGACATACAGATGTGCAGGCTCtatgtatcttttcattttacaggTCTTTTGTGTAAAGCTTTTATTAGGTTTCCATAGGCTAGGAGCTAGTCTGTACAAATCTAGCATTGTAAAATAGATGTTAATTACATACTTTATATATAATGTTGAAGAAGAATTGCTACACCAGAAATCATGGTCATCTTTGAAATGCCGTAGAACAGTGATTATTAATGGATAAACATAATTACCTGTGGAACTTAAGAAATACAGATGTACAGGCTCTATCCCCATTGATTCTGATTAAGATCTCAAGTAGAGCCTAGacacataactttttaaaaaataaagctccaTGAAGGATTATAATGAAAATTACCAATTGTGAACCCCTGTAGAGAAATACCAACTTTATTATGAGCCTTAAATAATAATGAAGAATTAATTTTCAGttcttaaatttagaaaatttttaatttctatattctttttttaagattgtttttgaAGTTCTATCTATTGAGGTAGACAGATTATtgataaaaagcaaatttatGCAGTTCTACTACATATCACTGAGGTGGAAAAATATAACTGCTCATTCATATTAGAATCTTAAAGAGTTGCATCCTACTTTTAACTTAGACAAATTCAGCTCTCAGCACTTAGCAAATTTACTGAAGAACTACTGTATGGATCCCACGCAGAAGTCAGCTATTTCATTTAGTGTCAACTAAAGATATGGTAATCTGTTCCAAAGTTGGAAGAAAAACTATATTGGACTTATTAAGAAATGTACTGTATACCTAAAGCTAGTATACAGGAATTTAAGGACAATTTAAAGAATTTTGAGAGTAATATCAACtctatataatgtaatataatctACATAGTAAAACGCAAGTTCGTattgttaaaagtaaaaatgtagtCAAATTTACTCATATATACtactggcaagccaccaaaaaaattaatcatatatCATCTTATGCTTTGGTTATTTTgtcatcaaattatttttttctttctagaaattaAGAAGCCACCATTGGCCCCCAAGCCAAAGTTTGTGGTGGCAAATAATAAGCCATCTCCGCCTCCTGTTGCACCTAAACCCGACGTTGTGATTTCTAGTGTTCCACAGTCAGCAAAGAAAACCAAACCAGCAATAGCCCCGAAACCAAAAGTTGTGAAGAAGGCACCTGTTCAAGACATTGAGCAGTTACCATCAAGGAAAATCACCTCAAACCTGGAAGAGCATAAACAGGAATTACCTGAAAGCACTGACAACTTTACTTGCAAGAATGTAGGGGAACAGAGCAACAATTATATTTTACCAATGTGTCCTGACAGTTCCGAGTGTATTCATAAGCTTGGGAAGAGAGACAATTTGTGTGTAAAGCAGCTTGTTTTAGAGCCCCTAGAAGcaaatgaaaatttagaaaatagtaaACTTGATGAGTCCTCTTTGAATATAAAAACTAGGAGTAAATGTGTTTCTCATGGTGAAAAGGTCAGGAACCAGACTGGTGCAATTTTAAAGGCAAGCGTCCtagaagaaaaactcaaaaatgtTTTAACTCAACGAACATCACCTTTCAGTTCCCTACAGAAGCACAGATCCACAGACAATCCAGAAATGAATTGTGGCTGTAATCCTAACAGACAAGTCAGAATTGAATTTTCAGATTTGTCACCTTCCCATCTCAATTGCCATGTACAGCTTCCTAATgaatttcagaattttgaaaCCTGTCAAAATGGCAGTGAAAAAAGCATTAGTTACTTTCATTCATCTGAACTACAAGCCCTGGAAAATGGTAAAAGGAGTACTTTTATATCTTCGGATGGAGTTGGCAAGAAATCAGAAGTCAAAGACCTCGGTCCCTTAGAAATTCACTTAGTACCATATACCCCCAGATTCCCAACTCCCAAGCCCAGAAAGACACACACTGCTCGTCTGTTACGCCAAAAATATGTAGATACTCCTAGTGAAAGTACTGAAGAACCAGACAATTCAGAAAGTAGCTCCACTTGTCTTAACAAAGACAGTTTGAAAAACAGTAAAATCAGTGTTCTTCATCACAGTGTTTTGTGTAACCAGGAACAGGTGGGCAAAGTGAAACCAGGAAATAAAAGTGATTTGAATATGGACCCCAGCAGTGACAGGCAGGATCTGGTCAATTCACAGAAAGCTGTGTGTCATGAAACATCTTCCTCTGAAAAAATGGTACCTTGTTTAGGTACAAACTCTAATTTGAGTTCTGACAGCACAACAGTAGATGGTTCTGATATGTCACTTGCTATGGACACAGAAACCAGTTTTATAAGATGCAGTTCTTTATCTATGAGCCTGCCTAAGCAGCTCAAATTAACTTGCAATGAACATTTTCCTACTGCCTGTAAGCTGGGAGTGTCTGCCACTCAAATGCAAAAGGAATCTGTAATAAAAGAGGAAAGTTCCTCAAGAATTGTCCCCAAAAAACCTCAGAGACACAGCTTGCCTGCTGCAGGAGTACTTAAAAAGGCTGCCTCCGAGGAGCTTGTGGAGAAAATTTCTCCctcaactgaagaaaaaaattcagagaagggTCTAGAAAGAAATCACCCTCAGCATTTGTGTGCTCAAAACCATGGTATGTCATCATCCTTTGATATGCCTAAACGGTCTTCAGAAAAGCCAGTGTGGAAATTACCTCATCCTATTTTACCCTTTTCAGGGAACCCAGAATCCTTGAAGTCTATCACCATATCCTCAAATAGTGAACCTTCAACTTCCCTAACCAAGCCTAGAGCAAAATCATTATCGGCTATGGATATGGAAAGGTGCACTAAATCTTGCAAAGATAGttcaaagaaaaattcttttaaaaagttgctcCATGTGAAACTGTCCATCTGTTTCATGAAGAGTGACTTTCAGAAATTTTGGTCCAAGAGTAGCCATCCCGGAGACGCAACCACAGGCAGCTTCTCTGGTGGGGAGcggaaaggcattgaaaatgaTTGGCATGGCTTGTTggtagaggaagagaagagaagtaaaCCCATCAAAGCATATTCTGCAGATAACTGCAGCCTGGAATctcaaaagaagaggaagaagtttCAAGGGCTGACCAGTGCAGCTAATGGACTAAGAGCTGAGTCTTTAGATGACCAAATGCTCTCCAGGGAGTCATCACCTCAGGCGCCTTGCAAGTCTGCTACAAGCGGCTGTGCACCAGAATATGAAAATATACGCCATTATGAGGAAATACCGGAGTATGAGAACTTGCCGTTTATTATGGCTGGAAGGAAAACTCCAGAGTTAGAATGGCACAATTCCAGCAGCATGGAGGACACTGATGCAAATGTGTATGAGGTAGAAGAGCCATATGAAGCTCCAGATGGCCAGCTGCAACTTGGACCCAGACATCAGCAATCCAGGTAACACTTCGGTGCCCACAGACACTGCACCATTTCATGCATATTGCAGTTAACCTTTGACAACATGTGAGATTAGGGGGAGAAAAATCACTTGGTGAGGGAGTAGTTtagaaaacatattaaattatTCCCAGGTGCAGCCTCCTTTTATCAGTCAGAGTGGGTATTTGCAGTGCAAGCTTGGAGTAATCGACTTATTTTAGTAGCTGATTCAAAGAATTCAAACCAGTAGCAGTGTAGGTACTACAAGGAAGGCCTGGAACAGAGAGGTTCCAGAGAGGTTCCCGGGCCTCCAAGAACCAGCTCAGAAATCGCAGCAGGGAAACTGGGGCAGGAAATTGGCCAATTCAATGAGGTTTATTTGCTAGCTGTAAGAAATCTGAAGGTGttgaaatccatgcatttacCTGTGGTGGTCCCCTTGTCAGCTGAAACCTCTAAATTTGCAGAGGTTACCATTCTTTGAGGATTAGTTATTTTAACTTGTTGAAGGCTAATTGCTGACCTCAGATGGATGTAGGAAAAATGCAGGACCACACACCTATTCCTCCTTTCTCACTTTTGTATATGAACTTCTATTCCTCCTACTGAACTTTTGCCCATTCTTGACAGTCCAGCTCCTCAATCATTGGCTTCATGAACCTTCTATACTTACCTAGTGGGAAGTATTTACTTTTTGTTCTGACCCCTCACTTACGTTGTGATGATATCCTTACCTTTATCTGTCTGTCTTAATGGAGTGTCTTATGTTCTGTATTTGATTTTAAGCTCCTGAAGTGTTCTAGTCATATCTTTTTAGCCTATATGACGCCAAGCAAGGGGCCTAGCATGTGATCAGTAGATGTTGGTTGGGTATAGGAAAGAATACATGAAAAAgaggcaaaggaaacaaccacTGCAGCTGCTTCCTTCTGTCTTCATAGTCACAGAGGCAGCCTTTGAATTGTAATTCAAGTGTTATGTGTTTAACAAGAAAGTGCATAGAGGGGCTGACTGGTTCGCTCAGTTGGGTAGCGCATCATGCTGATAttactaaggtccagggttcgatccttgtacctgccagccaccaaaaaaaaaaaaaaaaaaacccgcatAGACCCTTTTTGAAGTCTTCAGATTATTCTTCGGCCACTAACTTCAGGCCTTTGAGTACTCAGGTCTTAAAATGTGACTTTTGTAGAAATACTAACATATCCGGCACATAGTGGGGgctcaaaagaaaaaagcattagtGGACGaatggaataaataaaatcatcaaGCAAGTCAGTGCACcaagtaaaataaattgttttatgttcttttaacTTGCACATGCTCTCAGCATTTTTTACTCATAATCCTCTTTGCTCTTCTTCCCTTTACCTATAAAAGGCTACTTACCTCCCTGGCCTAGTTTTTCTCATAGCTGACTCCATTCTGTTTACATCTGTCTACTCCCTGAATGTTAGTACCTAGGCAAAGCCACTTCCTTGGCATAAATATTTCAACAGAGAATTGGAGTTACATAtccaactattttaaaaaaattatctgttttcATGTGTGCTCTCCCTGAAAGCAATTTTATTGTGCAGTCCTCTTTTTAACATGCTTttgcacatttgtgtgtgtgtgtgtgtgtgtgtgtgtgtgtgtgtgtaatgaatTTGGTTGGCTTCTTCACGACACACTGCTATCCTTGGCTAaggtaaaaatttttattgaaattggaGGTTTGTTGATGGGGGTAAGTTTTCTGTTGGTCGATAGGTTTAAATCCCAAGGGTTTGCCACTATTTCTGACAGAGGCTCTTCACTTTGGAACTTTTTCTGTATCTGGTATGCTTCTTATACACTTAGGGCCCTGCTACTCGGGTGAGGGGAACCAGGTTAGAGGAAGTTAATGTACACAGCCAGCCAGTACAGCTGGACAGCATTCATAAGGAGGGTTCTTTCTAGAGGCCGCAGGAAACCCAGGGTGGTTTTGGACAGGCTGCATGTCAAGTAGGGCAGCCTGGTGAATGGTGGGTGAGCTCTGCTTTTGAATTTCGCTTTCCATACAGATTTTCATTTAGGCCTGGAGCAGAGATCTCTAAACAGGCTTGAGACTTAAAATGTGCCAGCTCCATTAAAAGCCTTCAGTCATAGGGTCAGACCCACAGTGTTACCTGGGAGGTTGTCTTCTGTGATCAACATTGAGTAGATGGAGAAAACAAAATCCACGCCTTTATGAGGAGGACACCTGGACACCCTGAAATAAAGTAAATGAGAAGTGGGGCCTTCATTTCAGGTGATCCACATGGAAATCCTGTTTGGTAGTCTGGCTGTTTAAAATATAGACCTGCTCCTTGGAATAATTCAAAATCCAACACCCTGCCTTGGAGTCTAAAATGATAAGAACGTCAACGAACCCTATATAAGATTTTTCTGCTGTAATCATTAAAAGAATGTCTTTAACGATTTCTCAGTCCTCATGAAAGTGAGTCCAGATCAGGACACTAGTTCACAGAAAATCATTAGTTTAACAGAATCTCTACTTGTATAACCAGCCAAATTCTGGATTAGTAAACACATCTGGCAAGCTTAGGGGTAGCCCACATGGTCATCTTCTTTAGAATATAGATATTTCATAAGTCCAACAGCTTAACATTTACAAATTTATAATGCATGTTTATGATTTATCATGAAATAATTGTAGACACTTCCTAATTCTAAATACGGTTCATGATGATTTGGAACTCAAAGTGTATTTCCCAAAGAAACATTTTTGGAATGGTGGTAAAGATCTCAGTTTAGCTCTCAGATTATATTAACCCCACTGTCctggcctccctccctgccccaggcaAATTCTCCTGACCCTGTGATGGAGGCTGGGGCCTTGGCTTCCTGGGGTTGAACACTAGGGATCTCAGAGCAGCAAATGCACAGGGCCTGAAGCAGCAGGGTTCCTGGAAAGGGTGAGGTAACTaaggaaaaatgaggaaattggggGCAGGGCGTGCTTGGAGAAAGACTGTAAAGCATTGGGAGTGATaaagagaagggaagggtggGGTGGTTGGGAATTGGTAGACCCTGAATTTCTTTACCTCCTTTTCTCCTTATTATTCCCATCCCTTCTCTTATTCCCTCCCCAGTCTCCTTTGCTAACTGCAAGATTCTATTAGTTGAGTTTCTGACCCCAGGCAAGAGTGTGTAGAAGAAACTGGGGTGAGGAGGGGTAAGGAGTGGCAAATCTGAAGGTAAAGGAGGGTGGAAGGAGACTTCCCTTAACCACAGTAGCTTTTGGTGTTCCGAAATAAGTCACCATTTAGTCACTGCTCCGGGTTCTCAACAGCAGTTTCGTTGGTAGTAAGATCATGAGTCAGTCTGGAGTATTCCAGTGTGTTTCTTCCCTAAAGTGTTTCAGACTATAAACCTAAAACTAGCAGGCAGCGGGCCTGTTTCACTGGTATGCATGTACTCGTGTACTGTTACTTTTACTTAAGTCATTTGATTTTCATGGAGAAGTTCCTAAAATTAAGGCTTTTGATATTAAAGGGTTATAGACAAATCAGCACAATAACAGTGTCCAAATGTTGGAATTTTCCTCTTGAAATTGAGGGAGATTTCTTAATTCTGTAAAGAAGAAAACTTTCCCTGGGAACATTCCAGGTTTTTCCTGTGTTGTTTTAGTTTGTTCTCATTAAAGCACTTCAAAGAAAAAGTATGATAATTGGGTTTTCCTAAGTAACCTAGCAAACCctcaatttatttattccacAGATATTGACCATGTGTCAAGCAGTGCACATTCAAAGGTGAAAAGGGGTGCCTACTCCCAAGGAATTTCTGCCCAGTGAGGTGACAGTTAGAGTACAACGTGGTTTTATTAATCCAAACTTTGCCTGAGTTGTACCCTGAGTAGAGTATTAAGGACAACTTCATGGATGTGGTAACACTTGAGCCAAGGTTTTTTAAATGGACATGATTGGATTTGGCATTTAGGGGCTTGTTTTCTAACCTTGGTAAGAGCAGTTTTGGTGATGTTTTAGGGGAAAAAGCCAGATTGCAAACTGAGAAGAGAGGAAGTGGAATCAGAAGTATGGATTACTGTCCCTTGAAACTTTGCCCAGAAGTTCTTGTCACTTGACAAGTTTGGTTTTATCTTTTGGTTTTCTTCAAGCaccagcattaaaaataaattaaaataaacttcaaaatcatttctttttaattaatcaGTATACCCTCATCTCTGGGGGAAAGTACtaactttttggtttgtttctcccCACTTTAAACAAGAAACTGGGCTTACAGAGCTGCCAAATGGCATTACAAGTCGCATTACAAGTCCTGTCAGATCCTGTTGAGGCATTTGCATTATGAATCATCAGACCTAGTCTAGAAGACATCTCTGTCTGGTTGCGTTtaccatctggtggtggtggtaaattttaatataacaatTAGAGTACACATAGCCCTAATGAGCATTTACATGTTGTCATAGCACAGATAAGATTATGCACAGTTAGAGGGTGGGGGATAAGACTCATATATCTCAACAGCAGCCCTTTCCTGGAAGTTATTTTCAGCATCCGCTCAGGAAATATCAAAAATTGGTATGCCTCTTTgacttcatgtttcttgtgttgGAATCACAGCCACACAGTTTTGGCAAATCTGCTTGTTTACATGCTTACCCTACATTTGAAACTGCAGCTAGAAGCatgaggttttattttttggtagtaaagcttttctcttttccttttaaataagtATTAGGAATGAGTTAAATTGCAGTATTTTGTCCAGCTGTCTTGCTTCGGTCTCATTTCCTGCCAAAgcagataaattatattttatcaaatatatatgcTTTTGTGTGGTAGACTGCCAATTTATACTTCTAGAGGCATATTTTTAGTCAGATATGGAAGaacaaatgtgtatatatatgaaatatatatgagggtacttcaaaaactcgcagaaaatagaattaaggATAATAccgatctttccatgaactctttgaagtacccttgtgtacataatatatatatatattacatatatctTCCATCCTGCTtgataaaaatgtattgttttgaGATAGTTGAAACTTGTACACTTTCGGGGGAAAAGGTTGTGTTATTGTTTTTGGAGGTAGTGATTGGTTTTGACTGTTTTTGAAtagtaaaaatctaaaaatgttataatttagTCAAGGATATGATGATTTTGGTTTCATAAAATTGGAATTAATTACATCCATGAGACAAATTGCTTTGCAAAATGAGTTTCTGACCTATTTTCTGTAGAAACATTCTCAATGTAAACCTTTTGGGGAAGGGCAGATGTGGGGGGTCTGACATGGAGCACCCTCTTTCTTTTCCTAAGCATTTGCTGTTCTCGTAAGGACTTCATATAAAAAGCTAATCAGACGATCCATCaatctgtgaatggattaaacctATTA is a genomic window containing:
- the FGD6 gene encoding FYVE, RhoGEF and PH domain-containing protein 6 isoform X1, which produces MTSAAEIKKPPLAPKPKFVVANNKPSPPPVAPKPDVVISSVPQSAKKTKPAIAPKPKVVKKAPVQDIEQLPSRKITSNLEEHKQELPESTDNFTCKNVGEQSNNYILPMCPDSSECIHKLGKRDNLCVKQLVLEPLEANENLENSKLDESSLNIKTRSKCVSHGEKVRNQTGAILKASVLEEKLKNVLTQRTSPFSSLQKHRSTDNPEMNCGCNPNRQVRIEFSDLSPSHLNCHVQLPNEFQNFETCQNGSEKSISYFHSSELQALENGKRSTFISSDGVGKKSEVKDLGPLEIHLVPYTPRFPTPKPRKTHTARLLRQKYVDTPSESTEEPDNSESSSTCLNKDSLKNSKISVLHHSVLCNQEQVGKVKPGNKSDLNMDPSSDRQDLVNSQKAVCHETSSSEKMVPCLGTNSNLSSDSTTVDGSDMSLAMDTETSFIRCSSLSMSLPKQLKLTCNEHFPTACKLGVSATQMQKESVIKEESSSRIVPKKPQRHSLPAAGVLKKAASEELVEKISPSTEEKNSEKGLERNHPQHLCAQNHGMSSSFDMPKRSSEKPVWKLPHPILPFSGNPESLKSITISSNSEPSTSLTKPRAKSLSAMDMERCTKSCKDSSKKNSFKKLLHVKLSICFMKSDFQKFWSKSSHPGDATTGSFSGGERKGIENDWHGLLVEEEKRSKPIKAYSADNCSLESQKKRKKFQGLTSAANGLRAESLDDQMLSRESSPQAPCKSATSGCAPEYENIRHYEEIPEYENLPFIMAGRKTPELEWHNSSSMEDTDANVYEVEEPYEAPDGQLQLGPRHQQSSGSGASLDRHNDLDLDLGDLPSDEEEVINSSDEDDGSSESSKGDPDPLEDKQDEDTGMKSKVHHIAKEIMSSEKVFVDVLKLLHIDFRDAVAHASRQLGKPVIEDRILNQILYYLPQLYELNRDLLKELEERMLNWTEQQRIADIFVKKGPYLKMYSTYIKEFDKNLALLDEQCKKNPGFAAVVREFEMSPRCANLALKHYLLKPVQRIPQYRLLLTDYLKNLIEDDGDYRDTQDALAVVIEVANHANDTMKQGDNFQKLMQIQYSLNGHHEIVQPGRVFLKEGTLMKLSRKVMQPRMFFLFNDALLYTTPVQSGMYKLNNMLSLAGMKVRKPTQEAYQNELKIESVERSFILSASSATERDEWLEAISRSIEEHAKKRITFCPSRSLDEADSENKEEVSPLGSKAPIWIPDTRATMCMICTSEFTLTWRRHHCRACGKIVCQACSSNKHGLDYLKNQPARVCEHCFQELQKLDDQHSPKIGSPGNHKSPSSALSSVLHSIPSGRKQKKIPAALKEVSANTEDSSMSGYLYRSKGNKKPWKHLWFVIKNKVLYTYAASEDVAALESQPLLGFTVIQVKDENSESKVFQLLHKNMLFYVFKADDAHSAQKWMEAFQEGTIL
- the FGD6 gene encoding FYVE, RhoGEF and PH domain-containing protein 6 isoform X2 — encoded protein: MTSAAEIKKPPLAPKPKFVVANNKPSPPPVAPKPDVVISSVPQSAKKTKPAIAPKPKVVKKAPVQDIEQLPSRKITSNLEEHKQELPESTDNFTCKNVGEQSNNYILPMCPDSSECIHKLGKRDNLCVKQLVLEPLEANENLENSKLDESSLNIKTRSKCVSHGEKVRNQTGAILKASVLEEKLKNVLTQRTSPFSSLQKHRSTDNPEMNCGCNPNRQVRIEFSDLSPSHLNCHVQLPNEFQNFETCQNGSEKSISYFHSSELQALENGKRSTFISSDGVGKKSEVKDLGPLEIHLVPYTPRFPTPKPRKTHTARLLRQKYVDTPSESTEEPDNSESSSTCLNKDSLKNSKISVLHHSVLCNQEQVGKVKPGNKSDLNMDPSSDRQDLVNSQKAVCHETSSSEKMVPCLGTNSNLSSDSTTVDGSDMSLAMDTETSFIRCSSLSMSLPKQLKLTCNEHFPTACKLGVSATQMQKESVIKEESSSRIVPKKPQRHSLPAAGVLKKAASEELVEKISPSTEEKNSEKGLERNHPQHLCAQNHGMSSSFDMPKRSSEKPVWKLPHPILPFSGNPESLKSITISSNSEPSTSLTKPRAKSLSAMDMERCTKSCKDSSKKNSFKKLLHVKLSICFMKSDFQKFWSKSSHPGDATTGSFSGGERKGIENDWHGLLVEEEKRSKPIKAYSADNCSLESQKKRKKFQGLTSAANGLRAESLDDQMLSRESSPQAPCKSATSGCAPEYENIRHYEEIPEYENLPFIMAGRKTPELEWHNSSSMEDTDANVYEVEEPYEAPDGQLQLGPRHQQSSGSGASLDRHNDLDLDLGDLPSDEEEVINSSDEDDGSSESSKGDPDPLEDKQDEDTGMKSKVHHIAKEIMSSEKVFVDVLKLLHIDFRDAVAHASRQLGKPVIEDRILNQILYYLPQLYELNRDLLKELEERMLNWTEQQRIADIFVKKGPYLKMYSTYIKEFDKNLALLDEQCKKNPGFAAVVREFEMSPRCANLALKHYLLKPVQRIPQYRLLLTDYLKNLIEDDGDYRDTQDALAVVIEVANHANDTMKQGDNFQKLMQIQYSLNGHHEIVQPGRVFLKEGTLMKLSRKVMQPRMFFLFNDALLYTTPVQSGMYKLNNMLSLAGMKVRKPTQEAYQNELKIESVERSFILSASSATERDEWLEAISRSIEEHAKKRITFCPSRSLDEMTSTLLRLDLLEITNLLQVPYHQSYIVFHQGGNKRKSQLLLKKYQQTQKILL